The following proteins are encoded in a genomic region of Ornithinibacillus sp. 4-3:
- a CDS encoding ABC transporter substrate-binding protein — MISSRPIKLMLCLFLLSIVLIACSSGESDNKTDTDSAEGNNGIGEDIKFAIPAAPPHLDSHASPAQQIADVGRHIFETLVTIDSEFNVQPMLAESWEQSDDGTTLTFHLREGILFHNGEEVKAEDVIASLERWVRLSSLGKADFEGATMEAPDDYTVVITQPAPVSTALTTLAYGGGNFASIMPKEIVENASDASVEEYIGTGPFKFEEWRQDQYIYLTKFDDYKPLDTPADGLSGKKEALVQGIQFIFVPDASTRLAGIRTGEYDAVKEVQLDMAPQLADDPDISTFIDPFGQLNIFYNKDSGLFTDVRAREAVATGIDKEAMLLAAVTNEDYYTLDHGLMMNYQSALWSSDAGKDDYFADRDIDAAKQLLNETDYDGEEIKIISSRENIVLYNAAVVLKENLDELGLNTSLEIYDWPTYLDKRDDPAAFDLLVGASTPKLDPTSMAYLRSDFVGWTVSEELDEIIENFKSAPSIDDAKIIYNDLQAWFYEYIPVTKVGDYANVNATRNNLSGYDYLDGPMFWNVTNSK; from the coding sequence ATGATTTCATCAAGGCCGATAAAACTAATGCTATGTTTATTTTTATTAAGCATTGTACTAATTGCTTGTTCATCTGGAGAATCAGATAATAAAACGGATACAGATAGTGCTGAGGGGAACAATGGAATTGGAGAAGATATAAAATTTGCAATACCAGCAGCTCCACCGCACCTAGATTCCCATGCATCTCCTGCACAACAAATTGCCGATGTAGGTAGACATATATTTGAAACTTTAGTTACCATCGATTCAGAATTCAATGTTCAGCCAATGCTTGCTGAATCATGGGAACAGAGTGATGATGGGACAACACTAACTTTTCATTTAAGAGAGGGGATTCTTTTCCATAATGGGGAAGAAGTAAAAGCAGAAGATGTTATTGCTTCACTAGAAAGATGGGTTAGATTATCTAGCCTTGGTAAGGCAGATTTTGAAGGAGCAACAATGGAAGCGCCAGATGATTATACAGTTGTTATTACACAACCAGCACCTGTATCAACGGCTTTAACAACATTAGCTTATGGTGGAGGAAATTTTGCATCTATCATGCCGAAAGAAATAGTTGAAAATGCATCAGATGCTAGCGTAGAGGAATATATTGGAACAGGTCCTTTTAAATTTGAGGAATGGAGACAAGATCAATATATTTATCTAACAAAATTTGATGATTACAAACCACTTGATACTCCAGCGGACGGATTATCAGGGAAAAAAGAAGCATTAGTTCAAGGTATTCAATTTATCTTTGTCCCAGATGCATCAACTCGCCTTGCAGGTATTAGAACTGGAGAATATGATGCGGTTAAAGAAGTTCAGCTTGATATGGCACCACAGCTTGCTGATGATCCAGATATTTCTACTTTTATTGATCCATTTGGACAATTAAATATTTTTTATAATAAGGATAGTGGGTTATTTACAGATGTCCGCGCTCGTGAAGCTGTTGCAACAGGAATTGATAAAGAGGCTATGCTTTTAGCAGCTGTTACAAATGAGGATTATTACACACTAGACCATGGATTAATGATGAATTACCAATCAGCACTTTGGTCAAGTGATGCAGGAAAAGATGATTATTTTGCTGATCGAGATATTGATGCAGCAAAACAATTATTAAATGAAACAGACTATGATGGCGAAGAAATTAAAATTATTTCTTCTAGGGAAAATATTGTCTTATACAATGCAGCTGTTGTGTTAAAGGAAAATCTAGATGAACTGGGCCTTAATACTTCTTTAGAAATTTATGACTGGCCAACTTATTTAGATAAGCGTGATGATCCAGCTGCTTTTGATTTACTCGTTGGTGCAAGCACTCCTAAACTTGATCCAACATCAATGGCTTACCTAAGAAGTGATTTTGTAGGCTGGACTGTAAGTGAAGAACTTGATGAGATTATTGAAAATTTTAAGAGTGCCCCTTCGATAGATGATGCAAAAATTATTTATAATGACTTACAAGCATGGTTTTATGAGTATATACCTGTTACTAAAGTAGGCGATTATGCTAATGTAAATGCTACTAGAAATAATCTTTCAGGGTATGATTATTTAGATGGCCCAATGTTTTGGAATGTAACAAACAGTAAATAA
- the rpsO gene encoding 30S ribosomal protein S15 → MAISNERKTEIINEFKTHENDTGSAEVQIAVLTAEINSLNDHLRVHKHDHHSRRGLLKMVGKRRNLLSYLRNRDIASYRELIKKLGLRR, encoded by the coding sequence ATGGCAATTTCAAACGAAAGAAAAACAGAAATCATTAATGAGTTCAAAACACACGAAAACGACACTGGTTCTGCAGAAGTGCAAATCGCAGTATTGACTGCAGAAATCAATTCTTTAAACGATCATTTACGTGTTCATAAGCATGATCACCATTCTCGTAGAGGATTATTAAAAATGGTTGGTAAGCGTCGTAACTTATTAAGCTACCTACGTAATAGAGACATCGCTAGTTACCGTGAGTTAATTAAAAAATTAGGCTTACGTCGCTAG
- the pnp gene encoding polyribonucleotide nucleotidyltransferase, translating to MTENKHVFSTEISGKKLIVEVGELAKQANGACMVRYGDTAVLSAATASKEPKDLPFFPLTVNYEEKLYAVGKIPGGFIKREGRPSEKAVLASRLIDRPIRPLFPDGFRNEVQVISTVMSVDQDCSSEIAAMIGSSIALGISDIPFDGPIAGINIGRVDGEFVINPNVEQQAKSDIQLTVAGTKDAVNMVEAESDEVPEDVILDAIMLGHQEIIRLVEFQEEIVKAVGKEKSEIVLFVGDEEIFAKVEADAKEKLVEAIKVVEKHAREEAISAVKDEVLSAYEEAEDEVIKQVKLALDKMTKAEVRRLITEEKVRPDGRKIDEIRPLSHRVGVLPRTHGSGLFTRGQTQTLSVCTLGALGDVQILDGLDLEETKRFMHHYNFPQYSVGETGPLRSPGRREIGHGALGERALEKVIPSEADFPYTIRVVSEVLESNGSSSQASICSSTLAMMDAGVPIKAPVAGIAMGLVKSGDDYSILTDIQGMEDALGDMDFKVAGTTKGITALQMDIKIEGLSKEILEESLNQAKVGRLAIIESMMQTIDQPNTELSPYAPKILTMKINPDKIRDVIGPSGKQINQIIDETGVKIDIEQDGNVFISSTDDEMNQRAKQIIEDLVRELKVGDIYLGTVRRIEKFGAFVELFRGKDGLVHISELAEERVKKVEDILSIGEQVMVKVIEIDRQGRVNLSRKAVLKEEEKAK from the coding sequence ATGACAGAAAATAAACACGTATTCTCCACTGAAATATCTGGAAAAAAATTAATTGTTGAGGTTGGAGAATTAGCAAAACAAGCAAATGGCGCATGTATGGTGCGTTATGGAGATACAGCTGTGCTATCAGCAGCGACAGCTTCTAAAGAACCAAAAGATTTGCCATTTTTCCCATTAACGGTTAACTATGAGGAAAAATTATATGCAGTGGGTAAAATTCCGGGAGGTTTTATTAAGCGTGAAGGAAGACCTAGTGAAAAAGCTGTTCTAGCTTCTCGTTTAATTGATCGTCCTATTCGTCCGTTATTTCCTGATGGCTTCCGTAATGAAGTTCAAGTAATTAGTACAGTGATGAGTGTGGATCAGGATTGCTCATCTGAAATTGCAGCAATGATCGGATCATCTATCGCATTAGGAATTTCTGATATTCCGTTTGATGGACCAATTGCTGGTATTAATATTGGACGAGTTGATGGAGAATTTGTAATCAATCCAAATGTTGAGCAGCAAGCAAAAAGTGATATTCAACTGACTGTTGCAGGAACAAAAGATGCAGTGAACATGGTAGAAGCCGAATCGGATGAGGTACCTGAAGATGTAATTTTAGATGCAATTATGTTAGGTCACCAAGAGATTATTCGCTTAGTTGAGTTCCAAGAAGAAATCGTAAAAGCTGTTGGCAAAGAAAAATCAGAAATTGTTTTATTTGTTGGAGACGAAGAAATTTTTGCCAAAGTAGAAGCAGATGCAAAAGAAAAATTAGTTGAAGCAATTAAGGTTGTTGAAAAGCATGCTAGAGAAGAAGCTATTAGTGCTGTGAAAGACGAAGTACTAAGCGCTTATGAAGAAGCAGAAGATGAAGTAATTAAACAGGTGAAACTTGCTTTAGATAAAATGACAAAAGCAGAAGTTCGTCGTCTTATTACCGAAGAAAAAGTTCGTCCAGATGGTCGTAAAATAGATGAAATTCGTCCATTATCCCATCGAGTGGGTGTTTTACCAAGAACACATGGTTCAGGCCTGTTCACAAGAGGACAAACACAAACCCTAAGTGTTTGTACATTAGGTGCTTTAGGAGATGTACAAATTCTAGATGGTCTTGACCTTGAAGAAACAAAACGTTTTATGCATCATTATAATTTCCCACAATATAGTGTTGGAGAAACAGGTCCGTTACGTTCGCCAGGTCGTCGTGAAATTGGACATGGTGCATTAGGAGAACGTGCATTGGAAAAAGTAATTCCATCAGAAGCTGACTTCCCTTACACGATTCGAGTGGTTTCAGAAGTTCTAGAATCTAATGGTTCTTCATCACAAGCTAGTATTTGCTCAAGTACATTAGCGATGATGGATGCTGGTGTTCCAATTAAGGCTCCAGTTGCTGGGATTGCAATGGGATTAGTAAAATCTGGTGATGATTATTCCATTTTAACAGATATTCAAGGTATGGAAGATGCATTAGGTGATATGGACTTTAAAGTAGCAGGTACTACGAAAGGTATTACTGCACTGCAAATGGATATTAAAATTGAGGGTCTATCAAAAGAAATCTTAGAAGAATCATTAAACCAGGCTAAAGTTGGACGTTTAGCTATCATTGAGTCAATGATGCAGACAATCGATCAACCAAACACAGAGCTTTCACCATATGCACCGAAGATTTTAACAATGAAAATTAACCCAGATAAAATCCGTGATGTTATTGGACCAAGTGGAAAACAAATCAATCAAATTATTGATGAAACTGGCGTGAAAATCGACATTGAGCAGGATGGAAATGTATTTATTTCATCTACGGATGACGAAATGAACCAACGTGCAAAACAAATTATTGAAGATCTAGTAAGAGAGTTAAAAGTTGGAGATATCTACTTAGGTACAGTACGTCGAATCGAAAAATTTGGCGCATTTGTAGAATTATTCCGCGGAAAAGACGGCTTAGTACATATTTCCGAGTTAGCTGAGGAAAGAGTTAAGAAAGTAGAAGATATTTTATCCATTGGTGAGCAAGTGATGGTTAAAGTAATCGAAATTGATCGTCAAGGTCGTGTCAATCTTTCTCGTAAAGCCGTGCTTAAGGAAGAAGAAAAAGCAAAATAA